From Bacillus sp. Marseille-P3661:
ATGATCTTCATGAAGACACCTCTTCTAATGTTAAATCACATAAACATTCTTCCCCTAATATAGGGGAAGAATGTTTGGATTTACTCTTATTTAAGAATATTTAATGATAATAAGCGTTCTGCAATTTGTACTGAATTCCAAGCAGCTCCCTTTAATAAGTTGTCAGAGACAATCCACATATGGAAACCTTTTTCGTTGTCAAGGTCCTTGCGAATACGACCCACAAATGTATCTAATTTGCCTGCAGCCGTAACCGCCATCGGGTAAATTTGTTCTTCAGGTTGATCTTGTAAAACAATTCCTTCCGATTGAGCAAGAAGATCTTTTAGTTCTTGCACTGTTACACCTTCTTTTTCAACTTCCACATACACAGACTCAGAATGACCAAATTCTACTGGTATTCTTACGCATGTTGCTGCAACGGATAACTCCGGCATATGCATAATTTTCTTAGTTTCATTGATCATTTTCATTTCTTCAAAGGTATAACCGTTTTCTTGAAATTTATCAATTTGTGGAACAGCATTAAATGCAATTTGGTAATGTTTTTTATCTGCACCACATGGTAAAATTTCCGGAGTGAACTCGTCACCGTTTAAAACTGCTTGAGTTTGATCTTTCATTTCTTGAATAGCTTTTGCACCTGCTCCAGATACTGCTTGATACGTTGAAACAATTACTTTCTTTAATCCAAATGCTTTTCTAATCGGTTCAAGTGCAACCACCATTTGAATAGTTGAGCAGTTTGGATTAGCAATTATGCCTTTATGTTGATGAATATCGTTTTCATTTACTTCAGGTACTACTAATGGTACTTCTGGGTCCATACGAAAAGCACTTGTATTATCGATACAAATAGCTCCTCTTTTTGCTGCTTCTGGTGCTAACTGTTTTGATACAGAGCCACCTGCACTGAATAAGGCGATGTCAACACCTTCAAAACTTTCTGGCGTTGCAGCCTGCACAACTACTTCTTCCCCTTTAAACAATAACTTTTTCCCAGCTGATCTTTCAGAGGATAATAAAGTTAATTTAGAAATTGGGAAGTTTCTTTGCTCTAATGTTGCCATCATTTTTTCCCCTACTGCACCTGTTGCTCCTACTACTGCTACATGATATCCTTTTACATTTGTCATTCTTTTTCTCCTTCCCTACGAATACATTTATTAATGGATCTATTGTGCTAATTTTGTAAAAATGAAGTTCTTCTTTCTCCTCATTTATACGTTAGAAATTATTTTAACATATTCTAGTATTAAAAAAAGAGAAGATTTAGAATTTAAATCTTTAATAAGTTTATTTTAACAGAAGTTCAAATTATTCTCCATCACGAAATCTTTCAATTAGGACTGGTTGTAGTTGATAACCTTTTATTGCTGCTTCTACTGTATCTATTAATGAATCCATTCGCGCTACAATAGAATTTGGTTTTACATGGGGATCATCTTGGCCAAACGGGATAAAGTAAATATTTTTAGTTGACATTAACTTCATTAAATTAGCACCATTTAACCCAAGTGCATCATTTGTTGAAATTCCAAGCACAACAGGTTTTAAGTTTCGAAGTGTAGCCTTTGCCGCCATTAAAACAGGGGAATCTGTTAATGCATTCGCAAAGCGGCTCATTGAGTTTCCTGTCATCGGCGCAATTACCATACAATCCAATGGGAATTTTGGACCTAGTGGTTCAGCACCTACAATAGAATCAATAACTTTATTACCAGTTATTTCTTCTATTTTTTTAACCCAGTCTTCCCCATTTCCAAATCTTGTAGTTGTATTTTTTACATTGAAGGTAACTACTGGAACAACTTCAGCTCCGGCGTTTACCAATTTTTCAATTTGCGGTACCGTAGCTTCATACGTGCAATGTGAACCTGTGATCCCAAATCCAATACGTTTGCCTTTTAATGTCATTGTTTTTTCCCCTTCCCTTGTTGTAACTGTTCATTAAGCAATTGAGAAATGACATTGGCCACAATTTGACCTGCCGTTTTAGGAGCTACAATCCCAGGCAATCCTGGAGCAAGTAAAGCCTTTATTCCACGTTTCTCTGCATATCGAAAATCAGTACCACCAGGTTTAGAAGCTAAGTCGATAATGAGTGTGTGTACAGGCATTTTAGAAATGACGCCAGCCGTTAAAATTAAAACAGGTACAGTATTGATTACAATATCTGTATCGCTAACCTCATTTGCTAAGTCTGATAAATAAAATGCTTTTAAACCCATCTCTGTTATTCTTGCAATGTCTTTTGATTTTCTAGCTCCAACCTTAACGTTTGCCCCTAAACAAGAAAATGTTCGGGCAAGTGACATGCCTGTTCTTCCAAGACCTAAAATAACAATATCAGAACCATGAATTGTCACATCCGTATTTTGAATGACCATCATAATCGTACCTTCAACCGTAGGGATTGAATTGAATATTGCCACATCATCTCGTTCAAACAGTTTAATTAACTGTCTATTCGTATTTGAAATAATTGTATCTAAATATTGATTACTAACCCCAGAGAAAACCATACAATGTTCAGGAGTATCTCTAAGCATTTCTTCAGTCAGTACAATTTTTTCATTTGAAAAGATTGTTTCGATCTCTCCGGCTAACCCAGTCCCTGGAATTGGTAATATCACTGCATCACATTCCGAGAAATCTACTTCATCTATTTCTTTTTTTGATGCTCCTGAAAATGTATGATCTAACTGATCAAAACCGACTAAAGATAGCTTTGCATCTAATTCTGTTAATTTGCGTATAACCTCTAATTGACGGGCGTCTCCACCGATTACTGCAATATGCAAACCTGTTAACATGACCATTGATCACCTTCTTATCTAAACTCACCATAAATAGTCTAACTTTTAATCCTTAAACATCATATGAGTAAAACACATAGAGTGTGAATTAGAATTTTGTCATAATAAAAGACATGATGAAATTTCATCATGTCTCTTTATTATCAATATCAGCTAGATTATTTTGTTTTAATTACCTTTGAAATCTATTATAATCATATCCGTACCAATTTTTCTTATATTGTTCCATGGTATACGTGCTTCTGCACCTTGTTTCCTAAATCCGAACCATTTTGTAGTTGGAATAATCAAAGCTTTAATATGACCGGTTTGCTCATCGATTTCTAGATCTGCTTGACCCAATACGCCCATTCGTTCACCTTTTTCTAAATCAATTATTTCCTTCCCATTAATTTCGCTCAGTCTCATTATTAATAAACCTCCTCGAAAGAAGTCACACTCTCTAGACTTTACTTAATGTTTATGCCTGTATAATAAAAAAATACCTACCTCTAATCGAAGTAAGTATTTATAAATCTTGTTAAGATTTAGGCAATTCACCAGCCGGGCTAATTAATGCTACAGAATAATGGTCTGTAAAAATAGCTGTCGATAGATCATTTACTTTTTCCAACGTAACCTTTGATATACTTTCTAAAATTTCATCTAAGGAACGATGTTTCTTTAATAATAATTCATTTTTTCCATTTCGGCTCATTCGACTATTGGTACTTTCTAAACTTAGCATCAAACTACCCTTTAGCTGTTCTTTACTATTAAGTAATTCCTTCTCAGTAATTCCCTCTTTTTTTAAGGTAGCCAATGTTTGTTGAATTGTCTCAAATAACATGTCTAATTGATTACTGCCAGTTCCTCCATAAATCGTTAACAAACCGTTATCTAAGTAAGCAGAATGATAACTGAAGATTGAATATGCTAAACCACGTTGTTCGCGAACATCTTGGAACAAGCGGCTTGACATACTACCACCCAAGACATTATTTAAAACGACTAATGAATAACTATCTTCATGACCAATTTGTAATCCATTAAATCCCATACAAAGATGCGCTTGCTCTGTTTCCTTTTTCCTAGCCAATTTTTGGTCTAGAATAGCCGGAACCTTATATTCCGGACGTGTATAACTTGATTGATAGTTGCCAAAATATTGTTCTACTTTTTTAATAAATGTGTCATCGATATTCCCTGCAATCGAAATTACCACATTATCTGGTGTATAGTATTGATCCATGTATTGTCTTAATGAATCGCCCGTAAACGTTGCTAATGTTTCCTCTGTTCCTAATATTGGATAAGCTAGTGCGTGTTCACCGTATGTTGCCTTACTTAAAATATCATGGACAATATCGTCAGGTGTATCTTCATACATTTTAATTTCTTCATACACAACATTTTTTTCCTTTTTAAGTTCAGTTTCATCAAATGTTGAATTAAAGAACATATCTGCTAAAACCTCAAGGGCATAATCAGAGTGTTCATCTAAGACCTTTGCATAATAACAAGTATACTCTTTTGAAGTAAAGGCATTTACTTGACCACCAATACTGTCAAAGCTTTCAGCAATTTCTTTTGCACTACGTGTTTTTGTACCTTTAAAAAACATATGCTCTAAAAAGTGAGAAATCCCATTATTATTCACATCTTCGTTTCGTGAACCCGCACCTATCCAAACACCAATTGCGACAGATCGAACTGTTGGAATATTTTCTAGGACCACTCTTACACCATTTTGGCACGTATATTTATTTATCAAATTGCATCCTCCTATTGATCGAAAATACTATAACTCATGATACCAATATTAGAAAAAACTGTCACCTTTTTCAAACATCTCTATTTTATTCCTATTTTAACTCTCTCTTCACTTAATAATGTAGACACATTTGTAATTTGGTATTCTTTTTCTTTAATACCTACAATTAAATTTTCCAAGCCCTTTTCAGTAGAAGCGGTTGGATGCATTAATATCATAGATCCTGGTGTCACTTTTCCCAGTACTCTTGCAACCATACTATTCGGTTCAGGATTTTTCCAATCAACTGTATCTACAGTCCACATTACTAATTTCATTTTCTCTTCTTCCGTAATTTTAACTACCTCTTCTTTATAACTACCGCTAGGCGGCCCAAACCACTTTGGAGTTTCACCAATTGTAGCTTTAATAATTTCATTTGTTTTTGTTATCTCTTCACGGATTGAAGCCGGAGATAGGTTCTCCATATTAGGATGACTATAAGCATGATTACCAATCTCATGCCCTGCATCTATAATCATTTTTGCTAAGTCTGGATATTTTTTTACCCATTGTCCCTCCAAAAAGAACGTCGCCTTTACCTTATGTTTTTCCAATGTTTTTAACATACTTGGAATATATTCATTCCCCCATGCTACATTAATTAAAAAACTTACCGCTTGTTTTTCAGGATGTCCCCGATAAATCGGTGCTGGTGGAAGATCCTTTAATGTAACCTTCGGCGGAATCTGCTCAAATACCAATTTGTTTGGATTAAATTCTCCATCATTTTTCATTCTATTATACGATTGTTCAATATTAACTTTTAATCCATTTAATCCCGGCATCGCTTTCCATACCGTATGTATTTGCGCGTCCTTGGGAGCAATCTCAAATTCCTTTGCCTTTGAAACTATTTCCTGAAAAAGAGGATCCTCCTGTTTTGCAACCGTAACGGCTGTTGATTCCCTTAAACTTTTAACGTAATCCGTTGTATACGGATTTTGCATTACACCGAATGTAATAATCAGAATGATTGAAAAACCAATAAGCTGAATAGCGAGTCTATTCATTCCTACCTTCCCCCTTCTTTTAAAAAATTATGAAGACCTAGGACAAGATAGAACAAGATAAAATATGTTTGTCTGAAGGAAGGCTAGGTGATGGACTTGTTTACAGCAATATGAGCCTTTTTCCTGGAATAAAAAAGAAGCTGATTGATTTTAATCAGCTCCTACTTTTGTTCTTGTTTTTCCTTTTGTTCTTTTAGAACTGCTTTTCTGGAGAGATTGACTCTTCCTTGCTTATCTATATCCATAACCTTTACTAGCAATTCATCACCAATAGCAACAACATCTTCTACTTTGCCAACACGTTCTTCTGCCAATTCAGATATATGAACTAAGCCATCTTTACCTTGGAAAATTTCAACAAAGGCACCAAATTTCTCTATTCTTTTTACTTTACCAAGATACATTTGGCCAACTTCTACTTCACGAACGATGTCTTCGATAATCTTCTTTGCCTTTTCATTCATCGCCATGTCAGGAGAAGCAATAAAGATCGTTCCATCCTGTTCAATATCAATCTTAACCCCAGTTTCTTCAATTATTTTATTAATTTGTTTTCCACTTGGGCCAATGACATCACGGATCTTATCTGGCTTAATTGCCATAGTTAAGATTTTAGGAGCATATGTTGACAATTGCTCTCTTGGAGTGGATATTGTTTCTAACATATGTTCTAAAATTTGCATACGACCTTTCTTTGCTTGTTGTAACGCTTCTTCTAGGATTTCGCGAGATAAACCTTCAATTTTAATATCCATTTGTAAAGCTGTTACACCTTTGCTCGTTCCGGCAACCTTAAAGTCCATATCACCCAGATGATCTTCCATACCTTGAATATCAGTTAAAACAGTGTAGTCCTCGCCTGATTTTACAAGTCCCATTGCTATTCCTGCTACTGGTGCTTTAATCGGCACACCTGCATCCATCATAGCCAACGTACTTGCACAAATACTCGCTTGTGAGGTTGAACCATTTGATTCCAATACTTCAGATACTAGACGTACTGTATAAGGGAAATCAGTTTCTGAAGGTATAACAGGTTCTAACGCACGCTCACCTAGTGCACCATGCCCAATTTCACGACGGCCTGGTCCTCTTATAGGGCCTGTTTCACCTACACTGAATTGTGGGAAATTATAATGATGCATAAAACGCTTTGATTCCTCAATTCCTAATCCATCTAAAATTTGAACATCCCCTAATGCTCCGAGTGTACAAATACTTAAAGCTTGAGTTTGTCCACGTGTGAATAAACCAGAACCATGCGTTCTTGGAAGTAATCCAACCTCTGACGATAACGGACGAATTTCGTCAATTTGACGTCCATCTGGACGGATTTTTTCTTTTGTAATTAAACGACGAACCTCTTCTTTTACAAGTTTATTCATTACTTCGCTAACTTGTCCTAAAATTTCTTCTGGAAGATCTTCACGTGTCTCATAGCTTTCTGAAACATGTTTTTTAACTTCATTAATCGCGTCTTCACGAGCGTGTTTTTCAGCAACTTGTACAGCCTTTTTAATAGCATCTTCAGCCATTTGGCGAACTTCAGACTCTAGGTTCGCATCTAATTCATACAACTGAACTTCCATCTTTTCCTTACCGATAGCTTTTGCAATTTCCTCTTGGAAAGCGATTAGCTTTTTAATTTCTTCATGACCAAACATAATTGCTTCAAGCATAGTTTCTTCAGGTACTTCATCAGCTCCAGCTTCAACCATGTTGATCGCGTCTTTGGTACCTGCCACAACTAGGTGAATATCACTTTTTTCTAGTTGTTCAACCGTTGGATTGATAATAAAATTATTATCTACTCGTCCAACTGTAACACCTGCGATAGGTCCTTCAAACGGTATATCAGAAACTGAAAGTGCTAATGATGACCCGAACATAGCTGCCATTTCCGAAGAGCAGTTTTGATCAACACTCATCACAATACTAATTACCTGAACTTCATTTCTAAATCCATCAGCAAATAGTGGACGAATTGGTCTGTCGATTAAGCGGCTTGCAAGTATTGCTTTTTCACTTGGACGCCCTTCCCGTTTAATGAATCCTCCAGGGATTTTTCCGACAGCATATAAACGCTCTTCATAGTTAACTGTCAGCGGAAAGAAACTCAAGTTTTTTGGTTCCTTTGATGCAGTTGCAGTAGATAATACTGCAGTTTCTCCATATCGAATTAAGCATGCGCCGTTGGCTTGTTTCGCAAGCTGGCCAATTTCTACTGTCAGCGTTCGGCCTGCCCAATCCATGGAGAAGGTTTGTTTGTTTTGATCCATGTATCGCAAACTCCTCTCAAATGCAAAAATCACTATTATTATTATAACCTAAATTTTATGTAAATATTTTATCCCATATTAACAGACAGTAATCCCCTACTATAAGTTTTTCAAGGGATTCAGTGAGATTTACTGCCCATAAAATGTCCGAAATGATAATATAACCGTGGAGGAAAAAAATCCCTCAATTGGAATTAACTTAATGCTAACAAAAAAGCGGGAAATATCCCGCTTTTTGTTAATACTATCTACGTAATCCAAGCTTTTGAATTAAATCACGGTAACGTGTAACGTCTTTGTTACGAAGATAGTTAAGTAAATTACGACGCTTACCTACCATCTTTAATAGACCACGACGTGAATGGTGATCCTTCTTATGAACACGTAAATGATCATTAAGATTGTTAATTTCCTCTGTTAGGACAGCAATTTGAACTTCTGGAGAT
This genomic window contains:
- a CDS encoding aspartate-semialdehyde dehydrogenase; the encoded protein is MTNVKGYHVAVVGATGAVGEKMMATLEQRNFPISKLTLLSSERSAGKKLLFKGEEVVVQAATPESFEGVDIALFSAGGSVSKQLAPEAAKRGAICIDNTSAFRMDPEVPLVVPEVNENDIHQHKGIIANPNCSTIQMVVALEPIRKAFGLKKVIVSTYQAVSGAGAKAIQEMKDQTQAVLNGDEFTPEILPCGADKKHYQIAFNAVPQIDKFQENGYTFEEMKMINETKKIMHMPELSVAATCVRIPVEFGHSESVYVEVEKEGVTVQELKDLLAQSEGIVLQDQPEEQIYPMAVTAAGKLDTFVGRIRKDLDNEKGFHMWIVSDNLLKGAAWNSVQIAERLLSLNILK
- the dpaB gene encoding dipicolinate synthase subunit B, which translates into the protein MTLKGKRIGFGITGSHCTYEATVPQIEKLVNAGAEVVPVVTFNVKNTTTRFGNGEDWVKKIEEITGNKVIDSIVGAEPLGPKFPLDCMVIAPMTGNSMSRFANALTDSPVLMAAKATLRNLKPVVLGISTNDALGLNGANLMKLMSTKNIYFIPFGQDDPHVKPNSIVARMDSLIDTVEAAIKGYQLQPVLIERFRDGE
- the dpaA gene encoding dipicolinic acid synthetase subunit A, with amino-acid sequence MLTGLHIAVIGGDARQLEVIRKLTELDAKLSLVGFDQLDHTFSGASKKEIDEVDFSECDAVILPIPGTGLAGEIETIFSNEKIVLTEEMLRDTPEHCMVFSGVSNQYLDTIISNTNRQLIKLFERDDVAIFNSIPTVEGTIMMVIQNTDVTIHGSDIVILGLGRTGMSLARTFSCLGANVKVGARKSKDIARITEMGLKAFYLSDLANEVSDTDIVINTVPVLILTAGVISKMPVHTLIIDLASKPGGTDFRYAEKRGIKALLAPGLPGIVAPKTAGQIVANVISQLLNEQLQQGKGKKQ
- a CDS encoding YlmC/YmxH family sporulation protein — translated: MRLSEINGKEIIDLEKGERMGVLGQADLEIDEQTGHIKALIIPTTKWFGFRKQGAEARIPWNNIRKIGTDMIIIDFKGN
- a CDS encoding M16 family metallopeptidase; translated protein: MINKYTCQNGVRVVLENIPTVRSVAIGVWIGAGSRNEDVNNNGISHFLEHMFFKGTKTRSAKEIAESFDSIGGQVNAFTSKEYTCYYAKVLDEHSDYALEVLADMFFNSTFDETELKKEKNVVYEEIKMYEDTPDDIVHDILSKATYGEHALAYPILGTEETLATFTGDSLRQYMDQYYTPDNVVISIAGNIDDTFIKKVEQYFGNYQSSYTRPEYKVPAILDQKLARKKETEQAHLCMGFNGLQIGHEDSYSLVVLNNVLGGSMSSRLFQDVREQRGLAYSIFSYHSAYLDNGLLTIYGGTGSNQLDMLFETIQQTLATLKKEGITEKELLNSKEQLKGSLMLSLESTNSRMSRNGKNELLLKKHRSLDEILESISKVTLEKVNDLSTAIFTDHYSVALISPAGELPKS
- a CDS encoding polysaccharide deacetylase family protein — translated: MNRLAIQLIGFSIILIITFGVMQNPYTTDYVKSLRESTAVTVAKQEDPLFQEIVSKAKEFEIAPKDAQIHTVWKAMPGLNGLKVNIEQSYNRMKNDGEFNPNKLVFEQIPPKVTLKDLPPAPIYRGHPEKQAVSFLINVAWGNEYIPSMLKTLEKHKVKATFFLEGQWVKKYPDLAKMIIDAGHEIGNHAYSHPNMENLSPASIREEITKTNEIIKATIGETPKWFGPPSGSYKEEVVKITEEEKMKLVMWTVDTVDWKNPEPNSMVARVLGKVTPGSMILMHPTASTEKGLENLIVGIKEKEYQITNVSTLLSEERVKIGIK
- the pnp gene encoding polyribonucleotide nucleotidyltransferase, encoding MDQNKQTFSMDWAGRTLTVEIGQLAKQANGACLIRYGETAVLSTATASKEPKNLSFFPLTVNYEERLYAVGKIPGGFIKREGRPSEKAILASRLIDRPIRPLFADGFRNEVQVISIVMSVDQNCSSEMAAMFGSSLALSVSDIPFEGPIAGVTVGRVDNNFIINPTVEQLEKSDIHLVVAGTKDAINMVEAGADEVPEETMLEAIMFGHEEIKKLIAFQEEIAKAIGKEKMEVQLYELDANLESEVRQMAEDAIKKAVQVAEKHAREDAINEVKKHVSESYETREDLPEEILGQVSEVMNKLVKEEVRRLITKEKIRPDGRQIDEIRPLSSEVGLLPRTHGSGLFTRGQTQALSICTLGALGDVQILDGLGIEESKRFMHHYNFPQFSVGETGPIRGPGRREIGHGALGERALEPVIPSETDFPYTVRLVSEVLESNGSTSQASICASTLAMMDAGVPIKAPVAGIAMGLVKSGEDYTVLTDIQGMEDHLGDMDFKVAGTSKGVTALQMDIKIEGLSREILEEALQQAKKGRMQILEHMLETISTPREQLSTYAPKILTMAIKPDKIRDVIGPSGKQINKIIEETGVKIDIEQDGTIFIASPDMAMNEKAKKIIEDIVREVEVGQMYLGKVKRIEKFGAFVEIFQGKDGLVHISELAEERVGKVEDVVAIGDELLVKVMDIDKQGRVNLSRKAVLKEQKEKQEQK
- the rpsO gene encoding 30S ribosomal protein S15; amino-acid sequence: MAITQERKQELISEYKTHESDTGSPEVQIAVLTEEINNLNDHLRVHKKDHHSRRGLLKMVGKRRNLLNYLRNKDVTRYRDLIQKLGLRR